The Streptomyces sp. NBC_00569 genomic sequence CCCTGTCGGACGCCGCGATGAGGCGCGAGGGGTGCGCCCCGACTACCTCACTGAGGACGAGCAGACCTGGCAGCCGGAGAGCAGCCGTAATGTGCCCCCGGTTGTCGACGACGCACCCAGGAACAACGAGAGGTAACGCATGCCCACCAGCAGCACTCGTCACAGGCGCCGCGGCGCAGCAGCTTCGGTGTTCCTAGGCTTGCTGCTGGTGGGTACGGCAACAGCCCCGGCTCAAGCGGACTCCATCCGGTCTCAGCAGTGGTATCTCGATGCCATGCAGGCGAACGGCATGTGGAAGACCAGCACGGGCAAGGGGGTCACGGTCGCCGTCATCGACACGGGGGTGGACCGTAACAACCCGGATCTGCAAGGCAGGATCCTCACCGGCAAGGATCTCGCGCCGGCCAGTCAGTCGGGAGATGAGTACACCGACTACGAGGGCCACGGCACCGGGATGGCTGCACTGATCGCTGGGACAGGTGTTTACGGAGGTGGACAGGGCTCTCTCGGCTTGTCGCCGGGTGCGAAGATCCTTCCGATTCGTCTGCCGGACGCCATGGAGGCGTCTAGTGAGGCCGACTCGAGCGCCGAGTTCCTCGATGCGCTGGTCAAGGGAATCCGGTACGCGGCTGACGAAGGCGCGAAGGTCATCAATATTTCTCAGGCGCAGGCGCAAGGCTCGCCTCAGCTTTCGGCAGCTGTCGACTACGCCCTGAAGAAGGGTTCGTTGATCTTTGCTGGAACTGGCAACAGTGGAAACAAGGCCAATACGCTCGAATACCCTGCGGCCACGCCAGGCGTAGTGGGCGTTGGCGCAATCGGCAAGGACTTGCATCGGACGTCCGAGTCGACCTATGGCTCGCAGGTCGATATCTCCGCCCCAGGCGATGAAATGGTTCACGCCTGTGGTGGCAAGACCGGCTTCTGCAAGACCCACGGCACCAGTGACGCGACGGCCCTCGCCTCGGCCAGCGCGGCTCTAATCTGGTCCAA encodes the following:
- the mycP gene encoding type VII secretion-associated serine protease mycosin, encoding MPTSSTRHRRRGAAASVFLGLLLVGTATAPAQADSIRSQQWYLDAMQANGMWKTSTGKGVTVAVIDTGVDRNNPDLQGRILTGKDLAPASQSGDEYTDYEGHGTGMAALIAGTGVYGGGQGSLGLSPGAKILPIRLPDAMEASSEADSSAEFLDALVKGIRYAADEGAKVINISQAQAQGSPQLSAAVDYALKKGSLIFAGTGNSGNKANTLEYPAATPGVVGVGAIGKDLHRTSESTYGSQVDISAPGDEMVHACGGKTGFCKTHGTSDATALASASAALIWSKHPDWTNNQVLRVMLNTIGGPTDGAKRNDAIGYGIVRPRIALKTPGDPGPANKYPLPDYPVAASKSPSAKPSKGTGAQAPDDSSAAPAAASNGDDSNTPLWFGIGVGALVVAGAAVAVAMNRSRRRAAASPTPYPPAQQPYQGQPYGAQQVTNPQPYAPPSSDSQYNVNNPGIPSNPSNPGRGY